The Leucobacter sp. UCMA 4100 genome window below encodes:
- the rpsP gene encoding 30S ribosomal protein S16 has protein sequence MAVKIRLKRMGKIRAPHYRVVVADSRTKRDGRAIEEIGQYHPTENPSVIKIDSERAQYWLSVGAQPTEQVAALLKLTGDWAKFTGEGDTESKVQFAGDKEEFVADTSKKSVIKPKAEKPAEAPAEEAPAEEAAAEEAPAAEAAEESAE, from the coding sequence ATGGCTGTAAAGATTCGCCTGAAGCGCATGGGTAAGATCCGTGCACCGCACTACCGCGTTGTTGTTGCTGACTCACGCACCAAGCGTGATGGCCGCGCGATCGAAGAGATCGGTCAGTACCACCCGACCGAGAACCCCTCGGTCATCAAGATCGACTCAGAGCGTGCACAGTACTGGCTCTCGGTTGGCGCACAGCCCACCGAGCAGGTTGCCGCTCTGCTCAAGCTCACGGGCGACTGGGCAAAGTTTACCGGCGAGGGTGACACCGAGTCGAAGGTGCAGTTTGCTGGCGACAAGGAAGAGTTCGTCGCTGACACCTCGAAGAAGTCGGTTATCAAGCCAAAGGCTGAGAAGCCTGCTGAGGCTCCCGCTGAAGAGGCTCCTGCCGAAGAAGCAGCAGCTGAAGAAGCACCTGCCGCTGAGGCAGCCGAAGAGAGCGCAGAGTAG
- a CDS encoding RNA-binding protein: MSAVQTDAVLEHLIQGIVDHPADVKISTRETARGDILEVRVNPEDLGRVIGRSGRTAQSLRTVVGALVQDRRVRIDVVDTDNQDSVG, from the coding sequence TTGTCGGCGGTTCAGACCGATGCGGTGCTTGAGCACCTGATTCAGGGAATCGTTGATCACCCTGCAGATGTGAAGATCAGCACCCGTGAGACCGCACGCGGCGACATTCTCGAGGTTCGTGTGAACCCCGAAGATCTCGGCCGTGTGATCGGTCGAAGCGGCCGCACCGCGCAGTCACTGCGCACCGTTGTTGGTGCGCTTGTGCAAGACCGCCGCGTGCGCATCGACGTTGTCGACACTGATAACCAAGATTCCGTTGGCTGA
- the rimM gene encoding ribosome maturation factor RimM (Essential for efficient processing of 16S rRNA) gives MADPRSRQEAPRPDLGSGGLRVGRLSKPHGLKGGVKLELFTDNPELRFVPGAVFHLQVPEESPWFAKTITMRELRWYNDMPVGFFAELPDRTAVEGAVRAILWIDEVAVEAGSEDNAWYDQQLVGMAVKRDGEVIGEVREVQHMPAHDLLLVKTTAGASVLVPFVEAIVPDVDAEARVVTVTPPLGLFEELPEQEADAEGPAS, from the coding sequence TTGGCTGATCCGCGTTCACGTCAAGAGGCTCCCCGACCCGATCTGGGTTCGGGGGGCCTTCGTGTCGGTCGACTCTCGAAGCCGCACGGGCTCAAGGGCGGAGTCAAGCTCGAACTGTTCACCGATAACCCCGAGCTGCGTTTCGTGCCGGGAGCGGTATTTCACCTGCAGGTGCCCGAAGAGTCGCCCTGGTTCGCAAAGACCATCACGATGCGCGAGCTGCGTTGGTACAACGACATGCCCGTCGGCTTCTTTGCAGAGCTTCCCGACCGCACCGCGGTCGAGGGCGCAGTGCGAGCAATTTTGTGGATCGACGAGGTCGCGGTTGAAGCTGGCAGCGAAGACAACGCCTGGTACGACCAGCAGCTCGTTGGCATGGCCGTCAAGCGTGATGGCGAGGTCATCGGCGAGGTTCGTGAGGTTCAGCACATGCCTGCCCACGACCTGCTGCTCGTGAAAACGACCGCGGGTGCTTCGGTGCTCGTGCCGTTCGTTGAAGCAATCGTTCCCGATGTCGACGCCGAGGCTCGCGTTGTGACGGTGACTCCGCCGCTCGGGCTCTTTGAAGAGCTCCCCGAGCAAGAGGCTGATGCCGAGGGGCCAGCCTCATGA
- the trmD gene encoding tRNA (guanosine(37)-N1)-methyltransferase TrmD, with protein MRIDAVSIFPEYFDVLGISLLGKASERGIITFEAHNLRDVTTDRHHTVDGKPAGGGAGMVMQAEPWALTLDPLIEKSDDPLIIFPSPAGDVFTQAMARELAREDHLIFGCGRYEGIDQRVFDEYGERARVRLVSIGDYVLNGGEVASIAMIEAIARLIPGVVGNPESLVEESHESGLLEYPSYTAPAEWRGREIPPVLLSGDHAKVAAWRHEQQIERTRRVRPDLLSDDE; from the coding sequence ATGAGAATTGATGCGGTCAGCATCTTTCCTGAGTATTTTGACGTGCTCGGCATCTCGCTGCTCGGTAAAGCGAGCGAGCGAGGCATCATCACCTTCGAGGCTCACAACCTTCGTGACGTGACAACCGATCGCCACCACACGGTCGACGGTAAGCCGGCCGGGGGTGGTGCGGGCATGGTGATGCAGGCAGAACCGTGGGCGCTCACGCTTGACCCGCTCATCGAAAAGAGCGATGATCCGCTCATTATTTTCCCGTCGCCAGCGGGCGACGTGTTTACGCAGGCGATGGCTCGCGAGCTCGCGCGCGAAGATCACCTTATTTTTGGCTGCGGCCGATACGAGGGCATCGACCAGCGCGTGTTTGACGAGTACGGAGAGCGTGCGCGGGTTCGTCTCGTGAGCATCGGCGACTACGTGCTCAACGGGGGAGAGGTGGCTTCGATCGCGATGATCGAGGCGATCGCCAGGCTCATCCCGGGCGTCGTGGGAAACCCCGAGAGCCTCGTCGAGGAGTCGCACGAGAGCGGTTTGCTTGAGTACCCGAGCTATACAGCGCCTGCCGAGTGGCGGGGCCGTGAGATTCCGCCAGTACTCTTGAGCGGTGACCACGCGAAGGTCGCTGCATGGCGTCACGAGCAACAGATTGAACGCACGAGGCGTGTGCGGCCCGACCTGCTGAGCGACGACGAATAG
- the rplS gene encoding 50S ribosomal protein L19 produces the protein MQKLDFIDAASLKSDIPEFRAGDTVKVHVNIVEGSRSRVQVFQGLVIGRQGDGVRETFTVRKISFQVGVERTFPVHSPAIDKIEVVSRGDVRRAKLYYLRGLTGKKAKIKEKREN, from the coding sequence ATGCAGAAGCTTGACTTCATTGATGCAGCATCGCTGAAGAGCGACATTCCCGAGTTCCGTGCTGGCGACACCGTCAAGGTGCACGTCAACATTGTTGAGGGTAGCCGTTCACGTGTGCAGGTCTTCCAGGGCCTCGTCATCGGCCGCCAGGGCGATGGCGTTCGCGAGACCTTCACCGTTCGCAAGATCAGCTTTCAGGTAGGCGTCGAGCGTACGTTCCCCGTTCACTCACCCGCGATCGACAAGATCGAGGTTGTGAGCCGTGGCGACGTGCGTCGTGCGAAGCTCTACTACCTCCGCGGTCTCACCGGTAAGAAGGCGAAGATCAAAGAGAAGCGCGAAAACTAA